The following coding sequences are from one Lolium rigidum isolate FL_2022 chromosome 6, APGP_CSIRO_Lrig_0.1, whole genome shotgun sequence window:
- the LOC124660431 gene encoding G-type lectin S-receptor-like serine/threonine-protein kinase LECRK3 isoform X1 translates to MTNTGAFHRSIALQTFMVLFVLSVFAADVEGGDGCPRFSCGHLRDVRSPFRQRDDPPECGSQSHELVCSDSKAIIFMGNTAYYVATINYTTSSFWAVNANLDMNSSFPLPYSSLPFGGIIDSDGYVDFSATAAWACFVNCSRAIVNNSWYKPVACLSAKNAHVYVWVDIFPCEIVYLQPFCRSLNMIPFGARSDFLVSNQELLNASYVDIMEFIRMGFSVEFPFPSLRRNSSTAEIINKCVNNSTSYFKKLFSDPTAVHWFRAIFFTGNQFISCLYGYDEQIQISRAGRYVRVTTAYLSSDAETIIYPIYGLRFLFVLCRFVLAPLAVLIFLAHKYWKTRITIDAVEKFLWMQQMIGPVRYAYTDITAITGHFRDKLGQGGCGSVYKGVLLPGDVHVAVKMLDGNSNCNGEDFISEVSTIGRIHHVNVVRLVGFCSEEMRRALVYEYMPEGSLDKYIFSAEKIFSWDKLTEIALGIARGINYLHQGCEMQIVHFDIKPHNILLDGNFIPKVADFGLAKLYPKNNSFVPLSVLRGTVGYIAPEMISRSFGAISSKSDVYSFGMLLLEMAGGRRNSDLNAANSSQEYYPSWVYDQLKKQEVGEDDISTAAAEMHDVERKLCIVGLCCIQMKSHDRPMMSDVIDMLEGGVDGLEVPSRPFFCDGEDSDIVDSYHFFSELTAISEEEVSEDIHTCN, encoded by the exons ATGACGAACACTGGTGCATTTCATCGATCCATTGCCTTGCAAACCTTTATGGTCCTATTTGTGCTTTCAGTTTTTGCAGCAGACGTCGAGGGAGGAGATGGATGCCCACGTTTCTCCTGCGGTCATCTCCGGGATGTCCGGTCTCCTTTCCGCCAGCGAGATGATCCACCTGAGTGTGGCTCTCAGTCACACGAGCTGGTTTGCAGCGATAGTAAAGCTATAATTTTCATGGGCAATACAGCATACTATGTGGCTACCATCAACTACACCACTTCATCTTTCTGGGCTGTGAATGCCAACTTGGACATGAACAGCAGCTTCCCTCTTCCTTACTCCTCTCTCCCTTTTGGGGGAATAATTGATTCAGATGGCTATGTCGATTTCTCTGCTACTGCCGCTTGGGCATGCTTTGTTAATTGTTCCCGAGCAATAGTGAATAATAGTTGGTACAAACCTGTTGCTTGCCTGAGTGCCAAAAATGCACATGTTTATGTCTGGGTTGACATATTTCCGTGTGAAATCGTATATCTCCAACCTTTTTGTCGAAGCTTGAACATGATTCCCTTTGGTGCACGATCGGATTTTTTAGTCTCCAACCAAGAGCTACTGAATGCAAGTTATGTTGACATCATGGAATTCATAAGGATGGGATTTTCTGTTGAATTTCCTTTTCCTAGTCTTCGTAGAAATTCCTCGACGGCTGAGATTATCAACAAATGCGTGAACAACTCAACAAG CTACTTCAAAAAGCTTTTCTCTGATCCAACAGCAGTGCACTGGTTTCGTGCTATTTTTTTTACTGGGAATCAATTCATAAGCTGTTTATATGGTTACGATGAGCAGATACAAATATCAAGAGCTGGACGTTATGTTCGTGTAACGACTGCATATCTAtcttccgatgctgaaaccataATATATCCTATATATGGCCTCAGGTTTCTTTTTG TGCTCTGCAGATTTGTCCTCGCACCCTTGGCTGTATTAATCTTCCTTGCCCACAAGTATTGGAAAACAAGGATCACAATTGATGCGGTTGAAAAGTTCCTCTGGATGCAACAAATGATTGGCCCGGTGAGGTACGCCTATACAGACATCACTGCAATCACAGGCCATTTCAGAGATAAACTGGGCCAAGGGGGCTGTGGCTCCGTGTACAAGGGAGTGCTTCTCCCAGGCGATGTTCATGTTGCGGTGAAGATGCTAGACGGTAACTCCAATTGTAATGGAGAAGATTTCATTAGTGAGGTCTCCACAATTGGCAGGATCCACCATGTGAATGTAGTTCGTTTAGTGGGGTTCTGCTCTGAGGAAATGAGGAGGGCGCTAGTCTATGAGTACATGCCTGAAGGTTCTCTCGACAAGTACATTTTTTCCGCGGAGAAGATTTTCTCTTGGGACAAGCTCACTGAGATTGCATTGGGCATTGCCAGGGGGATCAACTACCTCCATCAAGGGTGTGAGATGCAAATCGTACACTTTGACATCAAGCCACACAACATTCTCCTTGATGGCAATTTCATCCCCAAAGTTGCTGATTTTGGTCTCGCCAAACTTTACCCAAAGAATAACAGTTTTGTGCCACTGAGTGTTCTACGGGGAACTGTCGGGTATATAGCTCCTGAAATGATATCCCGAAGCTTTGGCGCCATATCGAGCAAATCCGATGTTTACAGCTTTGGGATGCTGCTGCTAGAGATGGCTGGAGGACGTAGGAACTCTGACCTGAATGCAGCCAACTCGAGTCAGGAATACTATCCGTCATGGGTGTATGACCAGCTAAAGAAGCAAGAAGTAGGAGAGGATGACATATCTACTGCAGCGGCTGAGATGCATGATGTGGAGAGGAAGTTGTGTATTGTTGGGCTTTGCTGCATCCAGATGAAGTCCCACGACCGGCCGATGATGAGCGATGTCATAGATATGCTTGAAGGTGGTGTTGATGGCTTGGAGGTGCCTTCCAGGCCATTTTTCTGCGATGGCGAGGACAGCGATATAGTAGATTCTTACCATTTCTTCTCTGAGCTTACTGCCatctccgaggaggaggtgagcgaAGACATACATACATGCAACTGA
- the LOC124660431 gene encoding rust resistance kinase Lr10-like isoform X2, with protein MREQLNKIQISRAGRYVRVTTAYLSSDAETIIYPIYGLRFLFVLCRFVLAPLAVLIFLAHKYWKTRITIDAVEKFLWMQQMIGPVRYAYTDITAITGHFRDKLGQGGCGSVYKGVLLPGDVHVAVKMLDGNSNCNGEDFISEVSTIGRIHHVNVVRLVGFCSEEMRRALVYEYMPEGSLDKYIFSAEKIFSWDKLTEIALGIARGINYLHQGCEMQIVHFDIKPHNILLDGNFIPKVADFGLAKLYPKNNSFVPLSVLRGTVGYIAPEMISRSFGAISSKSDVYSFGMLLLEMAGGRRNSDLNAANSSQEYYPSWVYDQLKKQEVGEDDISTAAAEMHDVERKLCIVGLCCIQMKSHDRPMMSDVIDMLEGGVDGLEVPSRPFFCDGEDSDIVDSYHFFSELTAISEEEVSEDIHTCN; from the exons ATGCGTGAACAACTCAACAAG ATACAAATATCAAGAGCTGGACGTTATGTTCGTGTAACGACTGCATATCTAtcttccgatgctgaaaccataATATATCCTATATATGGCCTCAGGTTTCTTTTTG TGCTCTGCAGATTTGTCCTCGCACCCTTGGCTGTATTAATCTTCCTTGCCCACAAGTATTGGAAAACAAGGATCACAATTGATGCGGTTGAAAAGTTCCTCTGGATGCAACAAATGATTGGCCCGGTGAGGTACGCCTATACAGACATCACTGCAATCACAGGCCATTTCAGAGATAAACTGGGCCAAGGGGGCTGTGGCTCCGTGTACAAGGGAGTGCTTCTCCCAGGCGATGTTCATGTTGCGGTGAAGATGCTAGACGGTAACTCCAATTGTAATGGAGAAGATTTCATTAGTGAGGTCTCCACAATTGGCAGGATCCACCATGTGAATGTAGTTCGTTTAGTGGGGTTCTGCTCTGAGGAAATGAGGAGGGCGCTAGTCTATGAGTACATGCCTGAAGGTTCTCTCGACAAGTACATTTTTTCCGCGGAGAAGATTTTCTCTTGGGACAAGCTCACTGAGATTGCATTGGGCATTGCCAGGGGGATCAACTACCTCCATCAAGGGTGTGAGATGCAAATCGTACACTTTGACATCAAGCCACACAACATTCTCCTTGATGGCAATTTCATCCCCAAAGTTGCTGATTTTGGTCTCGCCAAACTTTACCCAAAGAATAACAGTTTTGTGCCACTGAGTGTTCTACGGGGAACTGTCGGGTATATAGCTCCTGAAATGATATCCCGAAGCTTTGGCGCCATATCGAGCAAATCCGATGTTTACAGCTTTGGGATGCTGCTGCTAGAGATGGCTGGAGGACGTAGGAACTCTGACCTGAATGCAGCCAACTCGAGTCAGGAATACTATCCGTCATGGGTGTATGACCAGCTAAAGAAGCAAGAAGTAGGAGAGGATGACATATCTACTGCAGCGGCTGAGATGCATGATGTGGAGAGGAAGTTGTGTATTGTTGGGCTTTGCTGCATCCAGATGAAGTCCCACGACCGGCCGATGATGAGCGATGTCATAGATATGCTTGAAGGTGGTGTTGATGGCTTGGAGGTGCCTTCCAGGCCATTTTTCTGCGATGGCGAGGACAGCGATATAGTAGATTCTTACCATTTCTTCTCTGAGCTTACTGCCatctccgaggaggaggtgagcgaAGACATACATACATGCAACTGA